In Nostoc sp. GT001, a genomic segment contains:
- a CDS encoding phycoerythrobilin:ferredoxin oxidoreductase, with amino-acid sequence MNSERSDVTLYQPFLDYAIAYMRSRLDLQPYPIPTGFESKSAVVGKGKNQEEVVTTSYAFQTSKLRQIRAAHVQGGNSLQVLNFVIFPRLNYDLPFFGADLVTLPGGHLIALDMQPLFRDDLAYQAKYTEPILPIFHTHQQHLSWGGDFPEEAQPFFSPAFLWTRPQETAVVETKVFAAFKDYLKAYLDFVEQAEAVTNSQNLVAIEQAQLRYLRYRAEKDPARGMFKRFYGAEWTEEYIHGFLFDLERKLTAIN; translated from the coding sequence TTGAATTCGGAGCGAAGCGACGTGACACTTTATCAGCCATTTCTAGATTATGCGATCGCCTATATGCGATCGCGTTTGGATTTACAGCCCTATCCTATCCCCACTGGGTTTGAGTCCAAAAGTGCTGTTGTGGGCAAGGGCAAAAATCAGGAAGAGGTTGTCACTACCAGTTATGCCTTTCAAACTTCAAAATTGCGGCAAATTCGGGCAGCTCACGTACAGGGTGGCAATTCGCTGCAAGTACTGAATTTTGTAATTTTTCCGCGCCTCAACTACGATTTACCCTTTTTTGGCGCAGATTTGGTGACATTGCCAGGAGGACATCTAATTGCTTTGGATATGCAGCCCCTATTTCGAGATGATCTAGCATACCAAGCGAAATATACTGAACCAATTCTGCCGATTTTCCACACTCATCAACAACATCTGTCTTGGGGAGGGGATTTTCCCGAAGAAGCACAGCCTTTTTTCTCTCCCGCTTTTCTGTGGACTCGCCCTCAAGAAACGGCTGTAGTAGAGACTAAGGTGTTTGCCGCTTTCAAAGACTATTTGAAAGCTTATCTCGATTTCGTAGAGCAGGCAGAAGCTGTAACAAATTCCCAAAATTTAGTAGCCATTGAGCAAGCCCAACTGCGATACCTGCGATATCGGGCTGAAAAAGACCCAGCGCGAGGGATGTTTAAACGCTTCTATGGTGCGGAATGGACTGAAGAGTATATCCACGGATTTTTATTTGACCTAGAGAGAAAATTAACAGCTATTAACTAA
- a CDS encoding HAMP domain-containing sensor histidine kinase: MYQWILPSLSEILAQNQSSVAECSPAKAEQQWRISLAATEHLLLNTLADPSVDTTQGLVLAAPAPLFSQPKLTQSLQTVTFTAKPFNPLALMPFQMPGAIPAADYANASVNEDIAPHDSVLPLLPADPLGAEQFCLVFTDKFRLVLVLATHKNGKKTFSFSFEPEIVQQAWRSLGARVMLANPEFFARLDALVEQYSPVAPDYRMMIHFSQLLLQELTEPEETRDSLLGTGEEVGEHTSLREATPTTALSNRGSRGAGEQGRRVFPNPQCSMPNVHYPLSPEGAPPSPNPDVELLQAFAHEVRTPLTTIRTMTRLLLKRRDLDASAINRLKIIDHECTEQIDRMELLFKAAELETTASAKSSKTQLTPMSLDQVLQQSIPRWEQAAHRRNLTLNVILPQQLPTVVSNPTMLDQVLTGLMENFTRSLPAGSHIQVQVIPAGDQLKLQLSPQFRCKDSNKAAIPATPPIRKALGQLLMFQPETGTISLNIAATKHLFQAIGGKLIVRQRPHYGEVMTIFLPLEVSNKQKPIVTN; this comes from the coding sequence GTGTACCAATGGATATTGCCAAGCCTGAGCGAAATCTTGGCCCAAAATCAATCAAGTGTGGCAGAATGTTCACCTGCTAAAGCAGAGCAGCAGTGGCGTATCAGCCTCGCAGCGACAGAACATTTGCTATTAAATACTTTAGCAGACCCTTCAGTTGACACAACCCAAGGATTAGTTTTAGCCGCACCAGCACCCTTGTTTAGTCAACCAAAATTGACTCAAAGTTTACAAACAGTAACTTTTACAGCAAAACCATTTAACCCTTTGGCGCTGATGCCATTTCAGATGCCAGGTGCGATACCTGCGGCAGACTACGCCAACGCATCTGTAAATGAAGACATTGCTCCCCATGATTCGGTACTTCCGTTACTACCTGCCGATCCTCTGGGTGCAGAACAGTTTTGCTTAGTTTTTACAGATAAATTTAGATTAGTGCTGGTTTTAGCAACCCACAAAAACGGTAAAAAAACTTTTTCATTTTCTTTTGAGCCAGAGATAGTGCAGCAGGCTTGGCGATCGCTAGGGGCACGGGTAATGCTGGCTAATCCAGAATTTTTCGCGCGCTTGGACGCATTAGTAGAACAGTATTCTCCGGTAGCACCAGACTACCGCATGATGATTCACTTTAGTCAGTTATTGCTTCAAGAATTAACAGAACCAGAAGAGACTAGAGATTCTTTACTAGGGACTGGGGAAGAAGTAGGGGAGCATACTTCTCTACGAGAGGCTACGCCAACGACTGCGCTCAGTAACCGAGGGAGCAGAGGAGCAGGGGAGCAGGGGAGAAGAGTTTTCCCCAATCCTCAATGCTCAATGCCCAATGTCCATTACCCCTTATCCCCAGAGGGGGCCCCACCTTCCCCAAATCCTGATGTAGAATTGCTCCAAGCCTTCGCTCACGAAGTCCGCACACCTTTAACAACTATTCGCACCATGACTCGTCTGCTGTTGAAGCGGCGAGACTTAGATGCTAGTGCGATCAATCGCTTAAAAATTATCGATCACGAGTGTACCGAGCAAATTGACCGTATGGAATTGCTGTTTAAGGCCGCAGAACTAGAAACTACTGCCTCAGCAAAATCGTCAAAAACTCAACTCACGCCGATGTCTTTAGATCAAGTGTTGCAGCAGAGCATTCCCCGTTGGGAACAAGCAGCGCATCGGCGGAATTTAACTTTAAATGTTATTTTACCTCAGCAATTACCGACAGTGGTAAGCAATCCCACCATGTTGGATCAGGTTCTCACTGGTTTGATGGAAAATTTTACTCGCAGCTTACCCGCTGGCAGCCATATTCAAGTACAAGTTATCCCAGCTGGAGATCAACTGAAGTTACAATTATCGCCGCAATTCCGGTGCAAAGATTCAAATAAAGCCGCCATACCTGCAACACCACCAATTCGCAAGGCTCTAGGCCAACTGCTGATGTTTCAACCAGAAACAGGTACGATTAGTTTGAATATCGCTGCAACCAAGCATTTGTTTCAGGCGATCGGTGGCAAACTAATTGTGCGTCAGCGTCCACACTATGGGGAAGTGATGACGATTTTCCTGCCTTTAGAAGTTAGCAATAAACAGAAACCGATAGTGACGAATTAG
- the dnaK gene encoding molecular chaperone DnaK, whose translation MAKVVGIDLGTTNSCVAVMEGGKPTVIANAEGFRTTPSVVAFAKNGDNLVGQIAKRQAVMNPENTFYSVKRFIGRRYDEVSNEATEVSYKVLSSNGNVKLDCPIAGKPFAPEEISAKVLRKLVEDASKYLGETVTQAVITVPAYFNDSQRQATKDAGKIAGIEVLRIINEPTAASLAYGFDKKSNETILVFDLGGGTFDVSVLEVGDGVFEVLATSGDTHLGGDDFDKKIVDFLAEKFKKAEGIDLRKDKQALQRLTEAAEKAKIELSSVTQAEINLPFITATQDGPKHLDTTLTRAQFEELCSDLIDRCRIPVENALRDAKLTKGDIDEVVLVGGSTRIPAVHQIVKQVLGKDPNQSVNPDEVVAVGAAIQAGVLAGDVTGILLLDVTPLSLGVETLGGVMTKIIPRNTTIPTKKSEVFSTAVDGQTNVEIHVLQGEREFSNDNKSLGTFRLDGIPPAPRGVPQIEVVFDIDANGILNVTAKDKGTGKEQSISITGASTLDKNDVDRMVREAEQNASSDKERREKIERKNQADSLAYQAEKQLQELGDKVPDADKTKVEALVKEVREAVAQEDDEQIKKLTPELQQALFAVGSNIYQQAGASASAGSGAGATSGGEPQDSSSSSSSNGDDVIDADFTESK comes from the coding sequence ATGGCAAAAGTAGTTGGAATTGACTTAGGAACAACGAACTCCTGCGTGGCAGTGATGGAAGGTGGTAAACCCACAGTAATTGCTAATGCTGAAGGTTTTCGGACAACGCCATCAGTAGTCGCATTTGCGAAAAATGGCGACAACTTGGTTGGCCAAATCGCCAAACGCCAAGCGGTGATGAACCCCGAAAATACGTTTTACTCAGTCAAACGCTTTATCGGTCGCCGCTACGATGAAGTTAGTAACGAAGCTACGGAAGTTTCTTACAAAGTTCTCAGCAGCAACGGCAATGTCAAATTAGATTGTCCAATCGCTGGTAAACCGTTTGCTCCTGAAGAAATTTCTGCAAAAGTTCTTCGCAAACTAGTTGAAGATGCCAGCAAATACTTGGGTGAAACTGTAACCCAAGCTGTAATCACCGTTCCCGCATACTTCAACGATTCCCAGCGACAAGCAACAAAAGACGCTGGGAAAATTGCCGGGATTGAAGTTCTGCGGATTATCAACGAGCCTACCGCTGCTTCTCTGGCTTATGGATTTGACAAGAAGAGTAACGAAACCATCCTAGTATTTGACCTTGGTGGTGGTACTTTCGACGTATCCGTGCTGGAAGTAGGAGACGGAGTTTTTGAAGTACTAGCCACATCTGGTGATACCCACCTTGGTGGTGACGACTTTGACAAAAAAATAGTTGATTTCTTAGCTGAGAAGTTCAAGAAAGCCGAAGGTATTGACCTGCGGAAAGACAAGCAAGCTTTACAACGTCTGACTGAAGCCGCAGAAAAAGCCAAAATTGAGCTTTCTAGCGTTACCCAAGCAGAAATTAACCTACCATTTATCACCGCTACCCAGGACGGGCCTAAGCACCTGGATACAACCCTGACTCGCGCTCAATTTGAAGAACTTTGCTCTGACTTAATCGACCGTTGTCGTATTCCTGTGGAAAACGCCCTCCGGGATGCCAAGTTAACCAAAGGCGATATTGACGAAGTGGTGTTAGTTGGTGGTTCTACGCGGATTCCCGCAGTTCACCAGATTGTGAAGCAGGTATTGGGTAAAGACCCCAACCAAAGCGTTAACCCTGATGAAGTTGTAGCAGTTGGTGCTGCCATTCAAGCCGGCGTACTGGCTGGTGATGTAACTGGCATCTTGTTGTTAGACGTGACACCTCTATCTTTGGGTGTGGAAACATTGGGCGGCGTGATGACCAAAATTATCCCCCGCAACACCACAATTCCCACCAAGAAATCGGAAGTCTTCTCCACCGCTGTGGATGGACAAACCAACGTAGAAATTCACGTTCTGCAAGGTGAACGCGAATTCTCTAACGATAACAAGAGCTTGGGAACCTTCCGCCTCGATGGTATTCCTCCTGCACCACGTGGCGTCCCTCAAATTGAAGTGGTCTTCGATATTGATGCTAATGGTATCCTTAATGTCACCGCTAAGGACAAAGGAACTGGTAAAGAACAGTCCATCAGCATAACCGGCGCTTCCACCCTGGATAAAAATGATGTTGACCGGATGGTAAGAGAAGCTGAACAGAACGCTTCATCTGATAAAGAGCGGCGTGAAAAGATTGAACGCAAGAACCAAGCCGATTCTTTGGCATACCAAGCTGAAAAGCAGTTACAAGAATTGGGCGATAAAGTTCCCGATGCTGACAAGACTAAAGTCGAAGCTTTAGTGAAGGAAGTGCGGGAAGCAGTTGCTCAAGAAGACGATGAGCAAATCAAGAAGCTCACCCCAGAATTGCAACAAGCGTTATTCGCTGTGGGTAGCAACATCTATCAACAAGCGGGTGCTAGTGCTAGTGCTGGTTCCGGTGCAGGTGCTACATCTGGTGGTGAACCTCAAGATAGTAGTTCCTCTAGCTCTAGTAACGGCGACGATGTGATTGACGCTGATTTTACAGAGAGCAAATAA
- a CDS encoding ATP-binding protein, which yields MSQPVIYLQSHIGCGKSTELLRLQAELEWEDFHVVYFESSNNMEMENVDIADILLAIASRVSESLQPFKIEQPRRLQALLKEAERHLHTEVGLEAEGSLTHKGSEEEIHLSLQIGKIGAKAKVPALRSRLHEYLEPRTAQFIDIINQELLQPAIDKLKQFDKKGLVVIVDNLDRVDVSPKPWGRPQPEYLFVDRGDQLRKLKCHLIYTIPLALIFSNESATLIQRFGVQPKVLPMVPVQHRDGSECKEGMDLLRQMVLARAFPNLMPKQRIDKIKEVFDSSETLDRLCRISGGHVRNLLGILNASIRKQRKLPLESQILEEVIREQKNSRVAAIITDEEWELLEKIAREKKVVEINQCRMLLHSMFVYEYRDSEGSWFDVNPLFAEKTEFKSRVESQELHQNKSVKDIIDLTLFTGLKKISKEYDKFFLKKDYPQAFDSAVSAYNFCQSILTTLDQENQRDIYSVVNALFEYWKINKEQAKFYGGLEQDDFE from the coding sequence ATGAGCCAACCTGTAATCTATTTACAGAGTCATATAGGTTGTGGCAAATCTACTGAGTTGCTGCGACTCCAAGCAGAACTAGAGTGGGAAGATTTTCATGTAGTTTACTTTGAGTCTAGTAACAACATGGAAATGGAAAATGTCGATATTGCTGATATTCTGTTAGCGATCGCTAGTCGTGTGAGTGAAAGCTTACAACCATTCAAAATCGAGCAACCAAGGCGTCTTCAAGCGTTGCTAAAAGAAGCGGAACGGCATTTACACACAGAAGTCGGGTTAGAAGCAGAAGGTTCGTTAACTCATAAAGGCAGTGAAGAAGAAATTCATCTTTCTCTACAAATAGGAAAAATTGGTGCTAAAGCCAAAGTCCCTGCACTTCGCAGCCGATTGCATGAGTATCTGGAACCACGAACAGCACAATTTATAGATATTATTAACCAGGAATTGCTTCAACCCGCCATAGATAAACTGAAGCAGTTCGACAAAAAAGGACTTGTAGTAATTGTTGATAACCTCGATCGCGTCGATGTTTCCCCGAAACCGTGGGGACGTCCTCAGCCAGAATACTTGTTTGTGGATCGGGGAGACCAATTACGAAAATTGAAATGCCATTTAATATACACTATCCCCTTGGCGTTGATTTTCTCAAATGAATCGGCAACACTCATACAGAGGTTTGGGGTGCAACCCAAGGTGTTACCAATGGTGCCAGTGCAACATCGAGATGGCAGCGAATGCAAGGAAGGAATGGACTTGCTGCGTCAGATGGTGTTAGCAAGAGCTTTCCCAAACTTGATGCCAAAGCAGCGTATTGACAAAATCAAAGAAGTTTTTGATAGCTCTGAAACATTAGACCGTTTGTGTCGGATCAGTGGAGGTCATGTTAGGAATCTGCTCGGAATCCTCAATGCATCTATTAGGAAGCAAAGAAAACTACCTCTGGAATCTCAAATTCTAGAAGAAGTAATTCGAGAGCAAAAAAATTCGCGAGTTGCTGCAATCATAACCGATGAAGAGTGGGAGTTGCTAGAAAAAATTGCTCGAGAGAAAAAGGTGGTTGAAATTAACCAATGCCGAATGCTGCTCCATAGTATGTTTGTGTACGAATACCGTGATTCCGAGGGATCTTGGTTTGATGTTAACCCTTTATTTGCAGAAAAGACAGAATTTAAGTCGCGCGTAGAATCTCAAGAGCTACATCAAAATAAAAGTGTTAAAGATATTATTGATTTAACGCTTTTTACTGGATTAAAAAAAATTTCTAAGGAGTATGATAAGTTCTTTTTAAAAAAAGATTACCCCCAAGCATTTGACTCAGCAGTTTCTGCCTATAATTTTTGTCAAAGCATTCTTACAACTCTAGATCAAGAAAACCAAAGAGATATTTATAGTGTTGTTAATGCTCTATTTGAATACTGGAAAATAAATAAAGAACAGGCAAAATTTTATGGAGGTTTAGAACAAGATGACTTCGAGTAA
- a CDS encoding SDR family oxidoreductase, whose protein sequence is MTSFDSAKDLVLVAGATGGVGQLVVGKLLEKGLKVRVLTRNAAKAEEMFNQKVEIAVGDIRQPATLPAAMLGVTHIINCAGTTAFPSARWEFDETPNLIEWGIIFLNPKSSEAKAKNSPTKIDAQGVSNLVAAAPQNLKRFVFVSSCGILRKNQFPFSILNGFGVLDAKQKGEESIINSGLPYTIIRPGRLIDGPYTSYDLNTLLKAKTGGKYGVVIGIGDTLSGDASRIDVANACVECLFQPSSSRKIFEIVNQGQRPPVIDWETLFSGIE, encoded by the coding sequence ATGACTTCTTTTGATTCAGCTAAAGATTTGGTACTAGTTGCTGGTGCTACAGGTGGAGTCGGGCAATTAGTGGTAGGCAAGTTACTCGAAAAGGGTTTAAAAGTTCGCGTTCTGACACGCAATGCTGCAAAAGCTGAAGAGATGTTTAACCAAAAAGTGGAAATTGCCGTTGGCGATATCCGCCAACCAGCTACACTACCAGCTGCAATGCTAGGTGTTACCCACATCATAAATTGTGCTGGAACTACTGCCTTTCCCTCTGCGCGATGGGAGTTTGACGAAACCCCGAACTTGATTGAATGGGGAATTATTTTCCTTAATCCCAAATCTAGTGAAGCAAAAGCAAAGAATAGTCCGACAAAAATTGATGCTCAAGGTGTCAGCAATCTAGTAGCAGCAGCACCCCAGAATTTGAAGCGATTCGTTTTCGTCTCTTCTTGTGGAATTCTCCGTAAAAATCAGTTTCCTTTTAGTATTCTTAATGGTTTTGGCGTGTTGGATGCCAAACAAAAAGGCGAAGAGTCCATTATTAATTCAGGATTACCCTACACCATTATCCGCCCAGGACGCCTCATTGACGGCCCCTATACCTCATACGACCTCAACACCCTCCTTAAGGCAAAAACTGGGGGTAAATACGGTGTAGTCATAGGCATTGGGGATACACTTTCGGGTGATGCCAGCCGGATTGATGTCGCCAACGCTTGCGTAGAATGCCTTTTTCAACCAAGTAGTTCTAGGAAAATTTTTGAAATAGTCAACCAAGGACAAAGACCACCTGTGATTGACTGGGAAACTCTCTTTTCTGGGATTGAGTAA
- a CDS encoding M20 family metallopeptidase, translated as MVFTFPNPASVDLSRIRLSIRSLQPQLVEWRRRLHQQPELGFQEKLTAEFVSQKLQEWGIEHQTGIAHTGIVATIKGKGEVSETIQNPKVLAIRADMDALPIQELNEVPYKSQHNGVMHACGHDGHTAIALGTAYYLQQHRQDFSGVVKIIFQPAEESPGGAKPMIEAGVLKNPDVEAIIGLHLWNNLPLGTVGVRAGALMAAVECFNCTILGKGGHGALPHQTVDSVVVAAQIVNALQTIVARNVNPIDSAVVTVGELHAGTKRNVIADTARMSATVRYFNPSLKGFFKQRVEQIIAGICQSHGANYDLEYWSLYPPVINDIKIAELVRSVAEEVVETPVGIVPECQTMAAEDMSFFLEEVPGCYFFLGSANPAKDLAYPHHHPRFDFDETALAMGVEIFVRCVEKYFVSCH; from the coding sequence ATGGTTTTCACCTTTCCCAATCCCGCTTCTGTTGATCTATCTCGCATCCGACTTTCGATCCGCTCATTGCAACCGCAATTAGTAGAGTGGCGGCGGCGATTGCATCAACAACCAGAGTTGGGTTTTCAAGAAAAACTGACTGCTGAGTTTGTATCACAAAAGCTGCAAGAATGGGGAATTGAGCATCAAACTGGCATTGCCCACACTGGCATTGTTGCCACCATCAAAGGTAAAGGGGAAGTTTCAGAAACAATCCAAAATCCAAAAGTTTTAGCGATTCGCGCGGATATGGATGCTTTGCCAATCCAAGAACTCAACGAAGTGCCGTACAAATCGCAGCATAATGGAGTGATGCACGCTTGTGGACATGATGGACATACAGCGATCGCTTTAGGTACAGCTTATTATCTCCAGCAACATCGCCAAGACTTCTCTGGTGTTGTAAAAATTATCTTTCAGCCAGCGGAAGAATCACCAGGAGGCGCAAAGCCGATGATTGAAGCTGGAGTTTTGAAAAATCCTGATGTTGAAGCGATTATTGGTTTGCACTTGTGGAATAATTTGCCTTTAGGAACAGTGGGTGTACGCGCTGGCGCATTGATGGCAGCTGTGGAATGCTTTAACTGCACAATTTTGGGTAAAGGTGGACATGGCGCACTACCCCATCAAACTGTTGACTCCGTTGTTGTTGCTGCCCAAATCGTCAATGCTTTGCAAACTATTGTCGCTCGGAATGTTAATCCCATTGATTCAGCAGTTGTGACAGTGGGAGAACTTCATGCTGGAACCAAACGCAATGTAATTGCTGATACAGCGAGAATGAGTGCTACCGTCAGGTATTTTAATCCTAGTTTGAAAGGCTTTTTTAAGCAGCGTGTCGAGCAGATTATTGCTGGAATTTGTCAGAGTCATGGTGCAAATTATGACTTAGAATATTGGTCACTTTATCCACCAGTAATTAATGATATTAAAATAGCAGAATTAGTACGATCTGTCGCAGAAGAAGTGGTAGAAACTCCTGTGGGTATTGTGCCAGAATGCCAAACTATGGCTGCTGAAGATATGTCATTTTTCTTAGAAGAGGTTCCTGGCTGTTATTTCTTTCTGGGTTCTGCTAATCCCGCGAAAGATTTAGCATATCCTCATCATCATCCCCGGTTTGATTTTGACGAAACCGCCTTGGCAATGGGTGTGGAAATATTTGTTAGATGCGTGGAAAAGTACTTTGTTTCATGTCATTAG
- a CDS encoding ATP-binding protein, which yields MTLDLQKFYQACNPSKTLVVSNPSDRQYYIDFSSVRGGEIIKELKENITFFSPDEPTCELFTGHIGCGKSTELLRLKAELEQEGFHVVYFESSQDLEMSDVDIGDILLAIAHRVSENLSHLEIPEPSGLTKIPVGAARLLMTEIEVSQTSEKSGLALVQLGIGKITVNAKNSPEFRSKLREYLEPRTNSILDVINKELLEPAIYKLKQSGKKGLVVIVDNLDRIETTTKPWGRSQPEYLFVDRGEQLRQLSCHLVYTIPLELMFSNDLNLLTQRFTVDPKVLPMVPVRFRDGSECLEGMALLRQMVLARVYPHLLPGDRLDLITNIFDTPKTLDRLCIVSGGHVRELLRLLNDCIKKERKLPLSGEVLETVIRNYCNQMTLAITDDEWDLLRQVQQQKWVSGDDGYRILLRSRFVYEYRDTQGSWFDVNPILAESRILQR from the coding sequence ATGACACTCGATTTGCAGAAATTTTACCAGGCTTGCAACCCCAGCAAGACCTTAGTAGTGAGCAATCCCTCGGATCGGCAATACTATATTGATTTCTCCTCAGTGCGTGGAGGTGAGATTATTAAGGAATTAAAGGAGAATATTACATTTTTCTCACCTGATGAGCCTACCTGCGAACTATTTACCGGACATATTGGCTGTGGTAAGTCTACCGAATTATTGCGGCTAAAAGCTGAATTAGAACAAGAAGGCTTTCATGTAGTATATTTCGAGTCCAGTCAAGACTTGGAGATGTCTGATGTTGATATCGGAGATATTTTACTGGCCATCGCGCATCGAGTCAGTGAAAATCTCTCTCACTTGGAAATCCCTGAACCCAGTGGTTTAACAAAAATACCTGTTGGAGCCGCTAGGCTGTTGATGACAGAAATTGAGGTTTCTCAAACAAGTGAAAAATCAGGACTGGCGCTGGTGCAACTAGGGATTGGCAAGATTACAGTCAATGCTAAAAATAGCCCGGAATTTCGCAGTAAGTTAAGAGAATATTTGGAACCGCGCACAAACAGCATCTTAGATGTGATTAACAAGGAACTGCTGGAACCTGCCATATATAAACTAAAGCAGTCCGGCAAAAAAGGACTGGTGGTGATAGTCGATAATCTCGATCGCATTGAGACGACTACTAAACCTTGGGGAAGATCGCAACCAGAATATCTATTTGTAGACCGGGGTGAACAATTACGTCAACTTAGCTGTCATCTTGTTTACACTATACCGTTAGAGTTGATGTTTTCCAACGACTTGAACCTACTGACACAGCGATTTACGGTAGATCCAAAAGTCTTGCCGATGGTGCCAGTCAGGTTCCGAGATGGTAGTGAATGCCTCGAAGGTATGGCACTCCTGCGACAGATGGTACTAGCAAGAGTTTACCCTCATCTGCTTCCAGGCGATCGCTTGGACTTGATTACCAATATTTTTGATACACCGAAAACATTAGATAGATTATGTATAGTGAGTGGCGGTCATGTCCGAGAACTACTCAGATTGCTCAATGACTGCATCAAAAAGGAACGAAAGCTACCTCTGTCTGGTGAAGTGTTGGAAACTGTGATTAGAAACTACTGCAATCAAATGACCTTGGCGATTACAGATGATGAGTGGGATTTGCTGCGCCAGGTGCAACAGCAAAAATGGGTCAGCGGAGATGACGGATACCGAATTTTATTACGTAGTCGGTTTGTGTATGAGTATCGTGATACTCAAGGGTCTTGGTTTGATGTTAACCCAATTTTGGCGGAATCCAGAATATTACAACGATGA
- a CDS encoding ATP-binding protein translates to MFNRYTSIDPFFTTKAVGKGTGMGLSISYQIITDKHGGSLQCISSPGQGAEFVITIPIRVGKPAQLSVGDRHAYR, encoded by the coding sequence ATGTTCAATCGCTACACAAGTATTGACCCTTTTTTCACCACGAAAGCAGTTGGGAAGGGGACTGGCATGGGTCTATCAATAAGTTACCAGATAATTACTGACAAGCATGGTGGATCTTTGCAATGTATTTCATCACCGGGACAAGGTGCAGAGTTTGTAATTACAATCCCAATTCGAGTAGGGAAACCAGCACAATTATCAGTCGGCGATCGCCACGCCTATCGGTAA